From one Streptomyces chromofuscus genomic stretch:
- a CDS encoding 3-oxoacyl-ACP synthase III family protein — translation MTTATTHLASLGTALPGDPVDNATLAKVLGINEEWIEVFIGTRTRYFARDLGTGVVRWSLADLCAQAAERALAAPGVDPSEIEFVVLGTATPDHLMPATVNHVADQLGLDQVPTFQLQSGCAGAVQALDVARTMIASGQYRTGLVIGGDVCSKHLDLGRDLSAAAPSDLVNYVLFGDGAGAAVLTDEPRGQGVALRHVLNRFTGLGRRPGQVIEWFGLADRHDDRQAVAEDYKAIEESVPVMAVEILWELLGELDWEADQLDYLLPPQLSGRMTRRITEELDVPTAREISCVADTGNNGNALPFLQMEKLLERMSGGERALAVAVESSKWIKAGFALEKI, via the coding sequence ATGACCACTGCGACGACCCACCTGGCCTCCCTGGGCACCGCGCTGCCCGGGGACCCGGTGGACAACGCCACCCTGGCCAAGGTGCTCGGCATCAACGAGGAATGGATCGAGGTCTTCATCGGCACCCGGACGCGGTACTTCGCCCGGGACCTCGGCACCGGAGTGGTGCGCTGGTCGCTCGCCGACCTGTGCGCGCAGGCGGCCGAGCGGGCGCTGGCCGCCCCCGGCGTCGACCCGTCCGAGATCGAGTTCGTCGTCCTCGGCACGGCCACCCCCGACCACCTGATGCCCGCCACCGTCAACCATGTCGCCGACCAGCTGGGCCTGGACCAGGTGCCGACCTTCCAGCTCCAGTCCGGCTGCGCCGGCGCCGTCCAGGCCCTCGACGTCGCCCGGACGATGATCGCCTCCGGCCAGTACCGCACCGGCCTGGTCATCGGCGGCGACGTGTGCAGCAAGCACCTCGACCTGGGGCGCGACCTGTCCGCCGCCGCCCCCAGCGACCTCGTCAACTACGTGCTGTTCGGCGACGGCGCCGGGGCGGCCGTCCTGACCGACGAGCCGCGCGGCCAGGGCGTGGCGCTGCGCCACGTCCTCAACCGCTTCACCGGGCTGGGCCGCAGGCCCGGTCAGGTCATCGAGTGGTTCGGGCTCGCCGACCGCCACGACGACCGGCAGGCCGTCGCCGAGGACTACAAGGCCATCGAGGAGTCCGTGCCCGTCATGGCCGTCGAGATCCTGTGGGAGCTGCTGGGCGAACTCGACTGGGAGGCCGACCAGCTGGACTATCTGCTGCCGCCCCAGCTCTCCGGCCGGATGACCCGCCGTATCACCGAGGAACTCGACGTGCCCACCGCGCGCGAGATCTCGTGCGTCGCCGACACCGGCAACAACGGGAACGCGCTGCCGTTTTTGCAGATGGAGAAGTTGCTGGAGCGGATGTCCGGCGGCGAGCGGGCCCTCGCGGTCGCCGTGGAGTCCAGCAAGTGGATCAAGGCCGGTTTCGCCCTGGAGAAGATATGA
- a CDS encoding AfsA-related hotdog domain-containing protein — protein sequence MATNTAPFPALLGPHHLVHRPTSPEAFLLTAAPPVRQSFAFSGELPVTHPLFGDSPSHFHDPLIPLASLRQSMLFAALRYFRVPASRHAVVASASAAITGLEAWRRSDSRAGIVLELVMTPLDVVGGVPRGLECEAAVLIDGERCGTAASRLAFLLDGVYRNHRETGRRQSEESAAGYAAPSSSGLPLPGQVGHLHAGNVLVGLPERTGTEADAELSFPVDAEAAAGLRFEADAPDEVPPLLFLEVSRQAGLLAAAELRGFVPSHAVLSRWQATFRGFAEPGLPLRCTVREGVRRTDGRVRRDAEGRPVTELRLTFLQGSRVVARISASVLQDC from the coding sequence ATGGCCACCAACACCGCTCCGTTCCCCGCCCTCCTCGGACCCCACCACCTGGTCCACCGGCCCACCAGCCCCGAGGCCTTCCTGTTGACGGCCGCCCCGCCGGTTCGACAGTCGTTCGCGTTCTCCGGGGAACTCCCCGTCACCCACCCCCTGTTCGGTGACTCCCCGTCGCACTTCCACGATCCGCTGATCCCGCTGGCGTCACTGCGCCAGTCCATGCTCTTCGCGGCGCTCCGCTACTTCAGGGTGCCGGCGAGCCGGCACGCCGTGGTGGCTTCGGCGAGCGCCGCGATCACCGGCCTGGAGGCGTGGCGCCGCAGCGACTCGCGGGCCGGGATCGTGCTGGAACTCGTCATGACGCCCCTCGACGTCGTCGGCGGCGTGCCGCGCGGCCTGGAGTGCGAGGCCGCCGTCCTCATCGACGGCGAGCGCTGCGGCACGGCCGCGTCCCGGCTGGCCTTCCTCCTCGACGGGGTCTACCGCAACCACCGCGAGACGGGGCGGCGGCAGAGCGAGGAGTCCGCCGCCGGGTACGCCGCTCCGTCCTCCTCGGGCCTGCCGCTGCCCGGGCAGGTGGGTCACCTGCACGCCGGCAACGTCCTGGTCGGCCTTCCCGAGCGGACCGGGACGGAAGCCGATGCGGAGTTGTCGTTCCCCGTCGACGCCGAGGCGGCCGCCGGGCTGCGGTTCGAGGCCGACGCACCCGACGAGGTGCCCCCGTTGCTGTTCCTCGAGGTGTCCCGCCAAGCGGGGCTGCTCGCCGCCGCGGAGCTGCGCGGCTTCGTCCCCTCGCACGCCGTGCTGTCCCGCTGGCAGGCCACGTTCCGCGGCTTCGCCGAGCCCGGACTGCCGCTGCGCTGCACGGTGCGGGAGGGCGTGCGCCGCACGGACGGGCGGGTGCGCCGGGACGCGGAGGGCCGGCCCGTGACGGAGTTGCGCCTGACGTTCCTCCAGGGCAGCCGTGTCGTGGCGCGGATCTCCGCCTCCGTGCTCCAGGACTGCTGA
- a CDS encoding acyl carrier protein has product MTTDSAAAVPATGGFTLDDYVRLVTEEIGMPLAPGQVAADFDELPEWDSLHLLRLVTALEPAIGRRVPVGEVLQARSLKEIYDLAVTG; this is encoded by the coding sequence ATGACCACCGACAGCGCCGCCGCCGTTCCCGCCACGGGCGGCTTCACCCTCGACGACTACGTCCGGCTCGTCACCGAGGAGATCGGCATGCCGCTCGCCCCCGGGCAGGTGGCCGCCGACTTCGACGAGCTTCCCGAATGGGACTCGCTGCACCTGCTCAGGCTCGTCACCGCCCTGGAGCCGGCCATCGGCCGCAGGGTCCCGGTCGGCGAGGTGCTGCAGGCCCGCAGCCTGAAGGAGATCTACGACCTGGCGGTGACCGGGTGA
- a CDS encoding AfsR/SARP family transcriptional regulator: protein MTPRTPSAAKPRAVLATLLVQSNTVVSTHTLIDELWGAEPPRTATTTLQVYVSQLRKALLDDDTGGAAQPLLTRSPGYLLRVAPDELDLTVFESLRAEGRAAYGRQEYADASRALSRALGLWTGPALSGIPHGPSLQTSAIRLNELRAEVLEQRISADLRLGQHQELVGELMALAHEHPLRETLRCHLMVALYRSGRQSDALQVYHQARRALVDELGVEPGPVLSRLHERILASDPSLAWHGEPERRPAPAGGPGHRPAGGSSGRPAGPPVWLPPAVADFVGREDELAVGGRLLAQAPTARTKVLALSGRAGVGKTTLAVRLAHGAADRFPGGRVLVTLRDAGGRAVDPRTAMVTLLRRLRGPQAAGGGVGAGADGGAVPLPSCETELAELLHARTEGRTMLVVLDDAVSEAQVRPVLAALSDCAVVVTSRQVLGALENVRHLTLDVLSRPEAEALLTACGGERMRDDPEAAGEIAGLCGRLPLALRVAAAGLAARPHWTAAGLARRLRDERTRLHALALGDLDVRSTLLTAYHDVGEESRHAFRVLGQAALPDFAPWTATALLGTDPARAERLTEELVAAHLLEARRRPGRLTPVRYGFHTLLRSLALDTLAEECPQEGVAAVERLCRAFLTLARHADARMAPGRDRLAYDVEPVPGVVPRQVIGSSPLRWFQEESAGLSEAVRQAHAAGRWGLCSALASAAAGYYEASALWDEWQSTHDLALDAARAAGDVHAEAVVLRSLGDLAWQRHRTSPALDRYRLARELFTRHGDRAGAGRCLSAEADVLLALGRADHAGHAYARALAECRSAGDARGSAEALRGLALVARSQGEQEEALAHLDACESAARSAGDGRWTEYARRTASALRMALASDGPGAEHAVPLEVRPGVWLFHPPGPDQRAA, encoded by the coding sequence ATGACGCCTCGCACACCGTCCGCGGCCAAGCCGCGCGCGGTCCTCGCCACCCTGCTCGTGCAGAGCAACACGGTGGTCTCGACCCACACCCTGATCGACGAACTGTGGGGCGCCGAACCCCCACGCACCGCCACCACCACCCTCCAGGTCTACGTGTCGCAACTGCGCAAGGCTCTCCTGGACGACGACACCGGCGGCGCCGCGCAGCCCCTGCTGACCCGGTCCCCCGGCTATTTGCTGCGGGTCGCCCCGGACGAGTTGGACCTGACGGTCTTCGAGTCGCTGCGGGCCGAGGGCCGGGCCGCGTACGGCCGGCAGGAGTACGCGGACGCCTCCCGGGCGCTGAGCCGTGCGCTCGGGCTGTGGACCGGGCCCGCGCTCTCGGGCATCCCGCACGGCCCCTCCCTCCAGACCTCCGCGATCCGGCTGAACGAGCTGCGCGCGGAGGTACTGGAACAGCGGATCTCCGCCGACCTGCGGCTCGGGCAGCACCAGGAGCTCGTCGGTGAGCTGATGGCGCTGGCCCACGAGCATCCGCTGCGCGAGACGCTGCGCTGTCATCTGATGGTGGCGCTCTACCGGTCCGGCCGGCAGTCCGACGCCCTGCAGGTCTACCACCAGGCGCGGCGCGCACTCGTCGACGAGCTGGGGGTGGAACCCGGGCCGGTGCTGAGCCGGCTGCACGAGCGGATCCTCGCCTCCGACCCCTCGCTGGCCTGGCACGGCGAGCCCGAGCGCAGGCCGGCGCCCGCCGGCGGACCGGGCCACCGCCCGGCCGGCGGCTCCTCCGGCCGGCCCGCGGGGCCTCCGGTGTGGCTGCCGCCGGCCGTCGCGGACTTCGTCGGACGCGAGGACGAACTGGCCGTCGGCGGGCGGCTCCTGGCGCAGGCCCCGACGGCACGGACCAAGGTGCTGGCGCTGTCGGGCCGGGCGGGCGTGGGGAAGACGACGCTGGCCGTACGGCTGGCCCACGGTGCCGCCGACCGGTTCCCCGGCGGACGCGTCCTGGTGACGTTGCGGGACGCCGGCGGGCGGGCCGTCGATCCCAGGACCGCCATGGTGACCCTGCTGCGCCGGCTGCGAGGACCGCAGGCGGCGGGAGGGGGTGTGGGAGCAGGCGCGGACGGCGGCGCGGTACCGCTGCCGTCCTGCGAGACGGAACTCGCGGAGCTGCTGCACGCACGCACTGAGGGCCGGACGATGCTCGTCGTCCTGGACGACGCCGTCTCCGAGGCGCAGGTCCGCCCGGTGCTGGCGGCCCTGTCCGACTGCGCCGTCGTCGTCACGAGCCGGCAGGTCCTCGGCGCGCTGGAGAACGTGCGGCACCTGACCCTCGACGTCCTGTCCCGGCCCGAGGCCGAGGCACTGTTGACGGCGTGCGGCGGCGAGCGGATGCGCGACGACCCGGAGGCGGCGGGAGAGATCGCCGGACTGTGCGGGAGGCTGCCGCTGGCGCTGCGGGTGGCGGCCGCCGGGCTCGCCGCCCGCCCGCACTGGACGGCGGCCGGGCTCGCGCGGCGGCTGCGGGACGAGCGGACCCGGCTGCACGCGCTCGCGCTGGGTGACCTCGACGTGCGCAGCACGCTGCTGACGGCCTACCACGACGTGGGCGAGGAGTCCCGGCACGCCTTCCGCGTCCTCGGGCAGGCCGCGCTGCCCGACTTCGCCCCCTGGACCGCGACCGCGCTCCTCGGCACGGACCCGGCTCGGGCCGAACGGCTCACCGAGGAACTGGTGGCGGCCCATCTGCTGGAGGCGCGGCGGCGCCCGGGGCGACTGACCCCCGTGCGCTACGGCTTCCACACCCTGCTGCGCTCACTGGCCCTGGACACGCTCGCCGAGGAGTGCCCCCAGGAAGGCGTCGCCGCCGTGGAACGGCTCTGCCGGGCCTTCCTGACGCTGGCCCGGCACGCGGACGCGCGGATGGCGCCGGGCCGGGACCGGCTGGCGTACGACGTCGAGCCCGTGCCCGGGGTCGTCCCCCGCCAGGTGATCGGCAGTTCCCCGCTGCGCTGGTTCCAGGAGGAGTCCGCCGGTCTGTCGGAGGCCGTACGGCAGGCCCACGCGGCCGGGCGGTGGGGGCTGTGCAGTGCCCTCGCCTCCGCGGCGGCCGGGTACTACGAGGCGAGCGCCCTGTGGGACGAGTGGCAGTCGACGCACGACCTCGCGCTGGACGCCGCCCGCGCGGCCGGTGACGTCCACGCGGAGGCCGTCGTCCTGCGGTCGCTCGGCGACCTCGCCTGGCAGCGCCACCGGACCTCACCGGCGCTCGACCGGTACCGCCTGGCCCGGGAACTGTTCACCCGCCACGGTGACCGGGCGGGGGCGGGCCGCTGCCTGTCCGCCGAGGCGGACGTGCTGCTCGCCCTGGGCCGGGCCGACCACGCCGGACACGCCTATGCCCGGGCCCTGGCGGAGTGCCGGTCGGCCGGCGACGCGCGCGGCTCGGCCGAGGCGCTGCGCGGACTGGCCCTGGTGGCGCGGAGCCAGGGCGAGCAGGAGGAGGCGCTGGCCCACCTCGACGCGTGCGAGAGCGCCGCGCGTTCGGCGGGCGACGGCCGCTGGACCGAGTACGCGCGACGCACGGCGAGTGCCCTGCGCATGGCACTCGCGTCGGACGGGCCGGGCGCGGAGCACGCCGTCCCACTCGAAGTACGGCCCGGTGTCTGGCTGTTCCACCCGCCGGGGCCGGACCAGCGGGCCGCGTGA
- the fdxA gene encoding ferredoxin, producing the protein MTYVIAQPCVDVKDRACVDECPVDCIYEGPRKLYINPDECVDCGACESVCPVEAIFYEDDLPDEWSGYRTADREVFAATGAPGGASAAGPLPLDHPTVVDEPVRVG; encoded by the coding sequence ATGACCTACGTCATCGCCCAGCCCTGCGTGGACGTCAAGGACAGGGCCTGCGTCGACGAGTGCCCCGTCGACTGCATCTACGAGGGCCCGCGCAAGCTGTACATCAACCCCGACGAGTGCGTGGACTGCGGCGCCTGCGAGTCCGTCTGCCCGGTCGAGGCCATCTTCTACGAGGACGACCTGCCCGACGAGTGGTCCGGCTACCGCACCGCCGACCGTGAGGTCTTCGCCGCGACCGGAGCGCCCGGCGGGGCGAGCGCGGCGGGGCCGCTGCCGCTGGACCACCCGACGGTGGTGGACGAACCGGTTCGAGTCGGCTGA
- a CDS encoding 2-oxo acid dehydrogenase subunit E2 — MSSTATDVRRRRHTLYFLEWAADQRPVYLDTDVDMTRVQAHRAAARDHGRRYSLVSYLLYSAGRVLDRHPEANAVLAPGWPGLLRRPKIVRFDGVTAKVALDRKVEGERTVLSALVPGLETANLREIQERIDRYRGDQAADLPEFKGVRMLGRLPVALGRAAFAAALRAPQRRPGVFGTVSVSSLGHRTVDGFHSAGGTAVTLTMGRVVDRAVVRDGVVVPAPMMRLGLTFDHRVIDGATAADVLTDLHHMLETFDEGTPSPDAGPDPRGADHDRRLLDGLEQGTH; from the coding sequence GTGAGCTCCACCGCCACCGACGTACGGCGCCGCCGTCACACCCTGTACTTCCTGGAGTGGGCGGCGGACCAGCGGCCCGTGTACCTGGACACCGACGTCGACATGACCCGTGTCCAGGCGCACCGCGCCGCCGCCCGCGACCACGGCAGGCGCTACTCGCTCGTCAGCTACCTCCTGTACTCCGCCGGACGGGTCCTGGACCGTCACCCGGAGGCCAACGCCGTGCTGGCTCCCGGCTGGCCGGGACTGCTGCGGCGCCCGAAAATCGTCCGCTTCGACGGCGTCACGGCCAAGGTCGCCCTGGACCGGAAGGTCGAGGGCGAGCGCACCGTGCTCTCGGCGCTCGTGCCCGGCCTGGAGACGGCCAACCTGCGCGAGATCCAGGAACGCATCGACCGCTACCGGGGCGACCAGGCGGCGGACCTGCCCGAGTTCAAGGGTGTACGGATGCTGGGTCGGCTGCCGGTGGCGCTCGGCCGGGCCGCCTTCGCCGCGGCGCTGCGCGCCCCGCAGCGGCGTCCCGGCGTGTTCGGCACCGTCTCGGTGTCCTCGCTCGGCCACCGGACCGTCGACGGCTTCCACTCGGCCGGCGGCACCGCCGTCACCCTCACCATGGGCCGGGTCGTGGACCGTGCGGTGGTCCGTGACGGCGTGGTCGTCCCCGCGCCGATGATGCGGCTGGGCCTCACCTTCGACCACCGGGTGATCGACGGCGCGACCGCGGCCGACGTGCTGACCGATCTCCACCACATGCTGGAGACCTTCGATGAGGGCACCCCGTCGCCGGACGCCGGGCCGGACCCTCGGGGAGCCGATCACGATCGGCGGCTCCTCGACGGACTGGAGCAGGGTACGCACTGA
- a CDS encoding 4'-phosphopantetheinyl transferase family protein — protein MRAPRRRTPGRTLGEPITIGGSSTDWSRVRTDLDRHGAALVCAHEDDWRPDRAGAARLRALLGHDWERYQELTQPQARARFAASRVLLKCAAAAALGVPPHSVELGYGLTGRPGLRGYDGLHISLSHTDGLLLAGLATDGPIGVDAERGDRPLYGAGLCRQMCTPHEAERIEALPPAERNSAVVRVWTLKEAYSKAVGLGLRLGFTEFGFGPDGAPTDLLLPDGTPGTVGAWTFHTLTFEDTYTIGVAVGDAGFGRTTDLAAATALDPSIVDAVLAAADEEERAAAAW, from the coding sequence ATGAGGGCACCCCGTCGCCGGACGCCGGGCCGGACCCTCGGGGAGCCGATCACGATCGGCGGCTCCTCGACGGACTGGAGCAGGGTACGCACTGACCTGGACCGGCACGGGGCCGCGCTGGTCTGCGCCCACGAGGACGACTGGCGCCCGGACCGTGCGGGCGCCGCGCGGCTGCGTGCCCTGCTCGGCCACGACTGGGAGCGGTACCAGGAGCTGACGCAGCCGCAGGCCCGGGCCCGGTTCGCCGCCTCCCGCGTCCTGCTGAAGTGCGCCGCGGCGGCCGCGCTGGGCGTGCCGCCGCACTCCGTCGAACTCGGCTACGGCCTCACCGGCCGTCCCGGCCTGCGCGGCTACGACGGCCTGCACATCAGCCTCAGCCACACCGACGGCCTGCTGCTGGCCGGTCTCGCCACCGACGGCCCCATCGGCGTCGACGCCGAGCGCGGCGACCGCCCCCTGTACGGCGCGGGGCTGTGCCGCCAGATGTGCACTCCGCACGAGGCGGAGCGGATCGAGGCCCTGCCGCCCGCGGAACGCAACTCCGCCGTGGTGCGCGTGTGGACGCTGAAGGAGGCGTACAGCAAGGCCGTCGGTCTCGGCCTGCGGCTGGGCTTCACCGAATTCGGCTTCGGCCCGGACGGCGCCCCCACCGACCTGCTGCTTCCCGACGGCACCCCCGGGACGGTCGGCGCCTGGACCTTCCACACGCTCACGTTCGAGGACACCTACACCATCGGCGTCGCCGTCGGCGACGCCGGCTTCGGCCGCACGACGGACCTCGCGGCGGCCACCGCGCTCGACCCCTCCATCGTCGACGCCGTGCTGGCTGCAGCGGACGAGGAGGAACGGGCCGCCGCCGCGTGGTGA
- a CDS encoding 2-oxoacid:ferredoxin oxidoreductase subunit beta, with product MAETSLEGTGTVEALSLVPRAEGRQSMKDFKTDQEVRWCPGCGDYAILAAVQGFMPELGLAKENIVFVSGIGCSSRFPYYMNTYGMHSIHGRAPAIATGLATSRRDLSVWVVTGDGDALSIGGNHLIHALRRNVNLKILLFNNRIYGLTKGQYSPTSEVGKITKSTPMGSLDAPFNPVSLAIGAEASFVARTVDSDRRHLTEVLRAAAAHPGTALIEIYQNCNIFNDGAFDALKDKQQAEEAVIRLEHGRPIRFGRDDTRGVVRDHHTGDLKVVTVTPANEDQVLVHDAHADSPTTAFALSRLADPDTLHHTPIGVFRSVDRPVYDTQMADQLDTAVEHHGKGDLAALLTGNDTWTVESS from the coding sequence ATGGCTGAGACGTCCCTGGAAGGCACCGGCACCGTCGAAGCGCTCTCCCTGGTCCCCAGGGCCGAGGGCCGGCAGTCGATGAAGGACTTCAAGACCGACCAGGAAGTGCGCTGGTGCCCCGGCTGCGGCGACTACGCGATCCTCGCCGCGGTACAGGGCTTCATGCCCGAGCTGGGCCTGGCGAAGGAGAACATCGTCTTCGTCTCCGGCATCGGCTGCTCCTCCCGCTTCCCGTACTACATGAACACCTACGGGATGCACTCCATCCACGGCCGCGCCCCCGCCATCGCCACCGGCCTGGCCACCTCCCGCCGCGACCTGTCCGTCTGGGTCGTCACCGGTGACGGCGACGCGCTGTCCATCGGCGGCAACCACCTCATCCACGCCCTGCGCCGCAACGTCAACCTCAAGATCCTGCTGTTCAACAACCGCATCTACGGCCTGACCAAGGGCCAGTACTCCCCCACCTCCGAAGTCGGCAAGATCACCAAATCGACCCCGATGGGCTCGCTCGACGCCCCCTTCAACCCGGTGTCCCTGGCCATCGGCGCGGAAGCCTCCTTCGTCGCCCGCACCGTCGACTCCGACCGCAGACACCTCACCGAGGTCCTGCGCGCGGCCGCCGCCCACCCCGGCACCGCGCTGATCGAGATCTACCAGAACTGCAACATCTTCAACGACGGCGCCTTCGACGCCCTGAAGGACAAACAGCAGGCCGAGGAAGCCGTCATCCGCCTCGAACACGGCCGGCCGATCCGCTTCGGCCGCGACGACACCCGCGGCGTGGTACGCGACCACCACACCGGCGACCTCAAAGTCGTCACCGTGACACCCGCGAACGAGGACCAGGTCCTCGTCCACGACGCGCACGCCGACTCCCCGACCACCGCCTTCGCCCTCAGCAGACTCGCCGACCCCGACACCCTGCACCACACCCCGATCGGCGTCTTCCGCTCCGTCGACCGCCCCGTCTACGACACACAGATGGCCGACCAGCTCGACACCGCCGTCGAACACCACGGCAAGGGCGACCTCGCCGCACTGCTCACCGGCAACGACACCTGGACCGTGGAGAGTTCATGA
- a CDS encoding 2-oxoacid:acceptor oxidoreductase subunit alpha codes for MRRADRVVIRFAGDSGDGMQLTGDRFTSETASFGNDLSTLPNFPAEIRAPAGTLPGVSSFQLHFADHDILTPGDAPNVLVAMNPAALKANVGDLPRGAEVIVNTDEFTKRAMQKVGYDTNPLEDGSLDGYHLHPVPLTTLTVEALKDFDLSRKEAERSKNMFALGLLSWMYHRPTEGTEKFLQSKFARKPDIAAANIAAFRAGWNFGETTEDFAVSYEVAPAAKAFPVGTYRNISGNLALAYGLIAASRQADLPLFLGSYPITPASDVLHELSRHKNFGVRTFQAEDEIAGIGAALGAAFGGSLAVTTTSGPGVALKSETIGLAVSLELPLLVVDIQRGGPSTGLPTKTEQADLLQAMFGRNGEAPVPVVAPRTPADCFGAALEAARIALAYRTPVFLLSDGYLANGSEPWRIPELGELPDLSVQFAQGPNHTLGDGSRVFWPYKRDPHTLARPWAVPGTPGLEHRIGGIEKQDGTGNISYDPANHDFMVRTRQAKVDGIDVPDIEADDPDGARLLVLGWGSTYGPITAAVRRLRAAGYSVAQAHLRHLNPFPRNLGALLRRYDKVVIPEMNLGQLATLIRAKYLVDAHSYNQVNGMPFKAEQLATALKEAIDG; via the coding sequence GTGCGTCGTGCCGACCGGGTGGTCATCAGGTTCGCGGGGGACTCGGGTGACGGTATGCAGCTCACCGGTGACCGCTTCACCTCGGAGACGGCGTCGTTCGGCAACGACTTGTCGACGCTGCCGAACTTCCCCGCCGAGATCCGGGCGCCTGCCGGGACGTTGCCGGGTGTCTCGTCGTTCCAGCTGCACTTCGCCGACCACGACATCCTCACGCCCGGTGACGCGCCGAACGTGCTGGTGGCGATGAACCCGGCGGCGTTGAAGGCGAACGTGGGGGATCTGCCGCGGGGTGCGGAGGTGATCGTCAACACGGACGAGTTCACCAAACGGGCGATGCAGAAGGTCGGCTATGACACCAACCCGCTGGAGGACGGCTCGCTCGACGGCTACCACCTGCATCCGGTGCCGCTGACGACGCTGACGGTGGAGGCGTTGAAGGACTTCGACCTGTCCCGCAAGGAGGCCGAGCGCAGTAAGAACATGTTCGCGCTGGGTCTGCTGTCGTGGATGTATCACCGGCCGACGGAGGGCACGGAGAAGTTTTTGCAGTCGAAGTTCGCGAGGAAGCCGGACATCGCGGCGGCGAACATCGCGGCGTTCCGGGCGGGCTGGAACTTCGGTGAGACGACGGAGGACTTCGCCGTCTCCTACGAGGTCGCGCCGGCGGCGAAGGCGTTCCCGGTGGGCACCTACCGCAACATCTCGGGGAATCTGGCGCTGGCCTACGGGCTGATCGCGGCGAGCCGGCAGGCGGATCTGCCGCTGTTTCTGGGCTCGTATCCGATCACGCCGGCGTCGGACGTTCTGCACGAGCTGAGCCGGCACAAGAATTTCGGGGTGCGGACCTTCCAGGCGGAGGACGAGATCGCGGGGATCGGTGCGGCGCTGGGTGCGGCGTTCGGTGGTTCGCTGGCCGTGACGACGACGTCCGGTCCGGGGGTGGCGCTCAAGAGCGAGACGATCGGGCTGGCGGTGTCGCTGGAGCTGCCGCTGCTGGTGGTGGACATCCAGCGCGGCGGCCCGTCGACGGGGTTGCCGACCAAGACGGAGCAGGCGGATCTGCTGCAGGCGATGTTCGGCCGCAATGGTGAGGCGCCGGTGCCGGTGGTGGCGCCGCGTACGCCGGCGGACTGTTTCGGGGCGGCGCTGGAGGCGGCGCGGATCGCGCTGGCCTACCGCACCCCGGTGTTCTTGCTGTCGGACGGTTACCTCGCCAACGGCTCCGAGCCGTGGCGGATCCCGGAGCTTGGGGAGCTGCCGGACTTGAGTGTGCAGTTCGCGCAGGGCCCGAACCACACGCTGGGTGACGGCAGCAGGGTGTTCTGGCCGTACAAGCGTGACCCGCACACCCTGGCCCGGCCGTGGGCGGTGCCGGGCACGCCGGGTCTGGAGCACCGCATCGGCGGCATCGAGAAGCAGGACGGCACGGGCAACATCTCCTACGACCCCGCCAACCACGACTTCATGGTCCGCACCCGCCAGGCCAAGGTCGACGGCATCGACGTCCCCGACATCGAGGCCGACGACCCGGACGGCGCGAGGCTGCTCGTCCTGGGCTGGGGATCCACCTACGGGCCGATCACCGCGGCGGTACGGCGGCTGCGTGCGGCCGGGTATTCCGTCGCGCAGGCGCACCTGCGCCACCTCAACCCCTTCCCGCGGAATCTCGGCGCGCTCCTGCGGCGGTACGACAAGGTGGTGATCCCCGAGATGAACCTCGGTCAGCTCGCCACGCTGATCCGGGCGAAGTACCTGGTGGACGCCCACTCCTACAACCAGGTCAACGGCATGCCGTTCAAGGCCGAGCAGCTGGCCACGGCGCTGAAGGAGGCCATCGATGGCTGA